Proteins co-encoded in one Sporosarcina sp. FSL K6-1522 genomic window:
- a CDS encoding tetratricopeptide repeat protein, which translates to MGQLQEIERAILEGEVETLGRIVEQLNESTDFDLLYEAAGVFVDYGFIGEADRLYETLLLHMPDEAQLKIDRAGTLLELGEEDEALLLLTDVHPDDEEYVQALMALADYYQMSGMAEAALGKIKEAHALLPHELVIRFAYAELLLDAGKYGEATRLYLELHDETDEIGGVSILARLAETYSAGAAYEEAIPYYEDMLQENTMPDTLFGAAFAYYQTGQAERSITLLERLLEMDPDYFSAYMLAGQALSMAGDDKKAYDMFNKGIRRDEFDKELQLTAGKSALKLGLPEAAEVHLKEALALDPEYIEALVTLASLYNEREQDEALLDLLGYAKDEQSAIPLLAAFTAYAHERSEQYEDAYAFYRQAYIGMKDDQEFLDNFAKFLLEEGKQREAIVIIKELVSIHPENEYWRAFLEAQNDEEV; encoded by the coding sequence ATGGGACAGTTACAGGAAATTGAAAGGGCTATACTCGAAGGGGAGGTTGAAACATTAGGTCGCATCGTTGAACAATTGAATGAGTCGACAGACTTTGATTTGCTTTACGAAGCGGCGGGCGTGTTTGTAGACTATGGATTTATCGGCGAAGCGGATCGTCTGTATGAGACATTGCTGTTGCATATGCCAGACGAAGCGCAGTTGAAAATAGACCGTGCGGGCACGTTGCTAGAGCTTGGAGAAGAAGACGAAGCGTTACTATTGTTGACAGACGTGCATCCAGATGACGAGGAATATGTCCAAGCGTTGATGGCGTTGGCGGATTATTATCAAATGTCAGGAATGGCGGAAGCGGCTCTCGGCAAAATCAAAGAAGCTCATGCGTTATTACCGCATGAACTGGTTATTCGATTTGCTTATGCAGAGCTGCTCCTCGATGCGGGGAAATACGGGGAAGCTACTCGTCTCTACCTTGAGTTGCATGATGAAACCGATGAAATCGGTGGTGTCAGTATCCTTGCGAGGCTGGCAGAAACGTATAGTGCTGGAGCTGCTTATGAGGAAGCCATTCCTTATTATGAGGATATGCTCCAAGAGAACACGATGCCTGACACGCTTTTCGGAGCGGCATTTGCTTATTATCAAACAGGCCAAGCGGAAAGGTCTATCACGTTGCTTGAGCGCTTGCTAGAGATGGATCCAGATTATTTCTCAGCCTACATGTTGGCGGGGCAGGCATTGTCCATGGCTGGGGATGATAAAAAAGCCTATGACATGTTCAACAAAGGGATTCGGAGAGACGAATTCGATAAAGAGTTGCAGTTGACTGCTGGAAAATCTGCTTTGAAATTAGGTTTGCCGGAAGCGGCAGAAGTTCATTTGAAAGAGGCGCTTGCGCTTGATCCAGAATATATTGAGGCGCTTGTGACGCTAGCCTCTTTGTATAATGAGAGAGAGCAAGACGAAGCACTGCTTGATTTACTTGGCTATGCGAAGGATGAGCAGAGTGCGATTCCATTACTGGCTGCGTTTACGGCCTATGCGCATGAGCGAAGTGAACAATATGAGGATGCATATGCATTCTACCGTCAAGCATATATTGGGATGAAGGATGATCAGGAGTTTCTTGACAACTTCGCAAAGTTTCTTCTTGAAGAAGGTAAACAGCGTGAAGCCATTGTAATCATCAAAGAGCTGGTTTCGATTCATCCTGAAAATGAGTATTGGAGAGCTTTCTTAGAAGCGCAAAATGACGAGGAGGTGTGA
- the aroA gene encoding 3-phosphoshikimate 1-carboxyvinyltransferase, giving the protein MVETKTVEFNKPVLTGEIAVPGDKSISHRAVMLGSIAKGKTTITGFLDGEDCLRTIDIFQQLGVTIERNGTNVTVESPGMHSWQSPKEELYAGNSGTTARLMLGILAGSHVTSVLTGDEYLSKRPMNRVSVPLKSMNASIEGESDSNLLPLTITGGQLTAMDYAMPIASAQVKSAILFAGLNAEGETSVSEQTVSRDHTERMLEQFGVAIQREGRTVRVQGGSVLTGTDVRVPGDISSAAFFMVAAAMTEGSSVTFKDVGLNPTRTGILDVLENMGAKIDIVEQSTGLGEPFGTVTISHDGLRATEISGDLIPRLIDELPVIALLATQATGNTVIKDAAELRVKETDRITAVTTELKKLGAQIEETEDGMIIHGPTALTGGTLASYGDHRIGMMAAIASLAASGSIEIEDPSCINISYPGFFEDLEKLAFRTNIHR; this is encoded by the coding sequence TTGGTAGAAACGAAAACAGTGGAATTCAATAAACCAGTATTAACGGGTGAAATAGCTGTACCAGGTGATAAATCGATCTCACACCGTGCAGTTATGCTCGGTTCAATCGCGAAAGGGAAAACGACGATTACAGGTTTTCTTGATGGGGAAGATTGCTTGCGGACTATTGATATCTTTCAACAATTAGGTGTCACAATTGAACGCAATGGTACAAACGTGACGGTGGAAAGTCCAGGCATGCATAGTTGGCAGTCACCAAAGGAAGAGCTATACGCTGGTAATTCGGGTACGACAGCGCGTTTGATGCTTGGCATCTTGGCTGGTTCACATGTTACTTCTGTTTTGACGGGAGATGAATATTTATCCAAACGCCCTATGAACCGCGTATCGGTGCCATTGAAGTCGATGAATGCATCGATTGAAGGGGAGTCGGATAGTAACTTACTGCCACTAACGATTACCGGTGGGCAACTGACGGCAATGGATTATGCGATGCCGATTGCAAGTGCTCAAGTGAAGTCGGCGATTCTTTTTGCGGGACTCAATGCAGAAGGCGAAACATCTGTTAGTGAGCAAACTGTGTCCCGTGATCATACAGAACGGATGTTAGAGCAATTTGGCGTAGCGATTCAAAGAGAAGGGCGGACAGTTCGTGTACAAGGTGGCAGTGTGCTTACGGGGACAGATGTCCGCGTACCCGGCGATATTTCATCTGCGGCGTTCTTTATGGTAGCAGCGGCGATGACAGAAGGCAGTTCCGTGACATTTAAGGATGTAGGGCTTAATCCGACACGGACAGGTATTCTCGATGTGTTGGAAAATATGGGAGCTAAAATTGACATTGTTGAACAATCGACGGGGCTAGGTGAACCGTTTGGTACGGTTACTATCTCACATGATGGATTACGCGCGACGGAAATTAGCGGAGATCTCATTCCGAGACTTATTGACGAATTGCCGGTTATCGCATTGTTGGCGACGCAAGCGACAGGGAATACGGTTATTAAAGATGCCGCAGAGCTACGCGTTAAAGAGACAGACCGAATTACAGCGGTGACAACGGAACTGAAGAAGTTAGGTGCACAGATTGAAGAGACTGAAGATGGCATGATTATTCATGGGCCGACTGCTTTAACAGGTGGCACACTCGCTTCTTACGGCGATCATCGAATCGGCATGATGGCAGCCATTGCATCGCTTGCAGCGTCCGGTTCAATTGAAATTGAAGATCCTTCGTGTATTAATATTTCCTATCCTGGTTTCTTTGAAGACCTCGAAAAGCTTGCTTTTAGAACAAATATACATAGATAA